One genomic region from Leptospira montravelensis encodes:
- a CDS encoding EAL domain-containing protein, whose translation MFTTESTEGNQFWNETYFVPHFQPIVNAINRSISAYEVLGRQFNPEENTYHSLGGLFHNRDQDPVPVYNIDRILREKAVQTLKESNLRTKLFFNMMPNFLSRVHHTDLFAENFHIIQLIEKYGIDRNQVVIEITEDEFDGSIDRLIQIVQIFRDYGLKIAIDDLGTGFSNLERIGYLHPDIMKVDIRIMRESLNKNSFKQVLGAISEMSQKLGSQLLFEGIETEEEVNLALSMGANLLQGFYFSTPNPHFLNRNTFSDKMKTVLENFSSVRSKELREKGLREQKIIDQLQDLFYELSDTKEDEFSYRFGQILSSLPREILKVFVCDAEGYQITPTYDLDRMNGGYLERSRQIGNNYAWKPYFLKHKEESERFRKKWGVTYPLYDISNQNQYVIFTFSLMNGKILIAQVGWSE comes from the coding sequence ATGTTCACAACGGAATCAACGGAAGGAAACCAGTTTTGGAACGAGACATATTTTGTCCCACATTTCCAACCCATTGTCAATGCCATCAATCGATCAATTTCAGCCTATGAAGTGCTCGGTCGACAGTTTAATCCTGAGGAAAACACTTACCATTCTTTGGGAGGACTCTTTCATAACCGGGATCAGGATCCGGTTCCCGTCTATAACATTGACAGGATCCTTAGGGAAAAGGCAGTTCAGACTTTAAAAGAAAGTAATCTTCGCACCAAACTCTTTTTTAATATGATGCCGAACTTTCTTTCTCGTGTGCATCATACAGACTTATTTGCAGAAAATTTCCATATCATCCAACTCATCGAAAAATACGGAATTGATCGTAACCAAGTGGTGATCGAAATCACTGAAGATGAATTTGATGGCTCGATTGACCGACTCATTCAAATTGTTCAAATCTTTCGGGACTATGGATTAAAAATAGCTATCGATGATCTGGGAACTGGATTTTCTAATTTGGAAAGAATTGGATACTTACACCCAGACATTATGAAAGTCGACATCCGCATTATGAGAGAAAGTTTGAATAAAAATTCTTTCAAACAAGTCCTCGGTGCGATTTCAGAAATGTCTCAAAAACTCGGAAGCCAACTTCTTTTTGAAGGGATAGAGACAGAAGAAGAGGTAAACCTTGCCCTTTCGATGGGAGCCAATCTTTTGCAAGGGTTTTATTTTTCGACCCCCAATCCGCATTTTCTCAATCGGAATACTTTCTCTGATAAAATGAAAACGGTTTTGGAAAACTTTTCTAGCGTTCGTTCCAAGGAACTCCGCGAAAAGGGCCTTAGAGAGCAGAAGATCATTGACCAACTCCAAGACTTATTTTACGAACTATCTGACACGAAGGAAGACGAGTTTTCCTACCGGTTTGGCCAGATTCTTAGTTCCTTACCTAGAGAAATCTTAAAAGTCTTTGTTTGTGACGCAGAAGGATACCAAATTACTCCCACTTACGATTTGGATCGAATGAATGGGGGGTACCTTGAAAGGTCCCGACAAATTGGAAACAATTACGCCTGGAAACCATATTTTTTAAAACATAAGGAAGAGTCAGAACGATTCCGCAAAAAATGGGGTGTCACTTATCCACTCTATGACATCTCGAACCAAAACCAATATGTGATTTTTACTTTTTCGCTGATGAATGGTAAGATCCTGATTGCTCAGGTAGGTTGGTCGGAATAG
- the sufC gene encoding Fe-S cluster assembly ATPase SufC — protein sequence MSAILEIKSLHANVGDKTILRGVNLTIGPGEVHAIMGPNGSGKSTLSNVILGHPKYTVTSGDILFKGESILNKTTDERARLGLFLSFQYPTALPGVTIGNFLKSILKAHRGKEVPVKEFKQELKQSMDLLEVPQSFIGRYVNDGFSGGEKKRAEILQMSLLKPVLSILDETDSGLDIDALRIVSEGINANKNGERSILLITHYQRMLNYIVPDFVHVFADGRILETGGKDLSLKLEEVGYDWILEREGVK from the coding sequence TTGTCCGCTATTCTCGAAATTAAATCTCTACATGCCAATGTAGGGGACAAAACGATCCTCCGAGGGGTAAATCTCACGATCGGACCCGGTGAGGTTCATGCCATTATGGGACCCAATGGGTCAGGGAAAAGTACTCTTTCCAATGTCATTCTCGGTCATCCCAAGTATACAGTCACATCAGGGGACATTCTCTTTAAGGGAGAGTCCATCTTAAATAAAACAACCGATGAAAGAGCAAGACTTGGACTTTTTTTATCTTTTCAATATCCGACAGCCTTACCTGGGGTAACCATTGGAAATTTTTTAAAATCCATTCTCAAAGCTCACCGTGGAAAAGAAGTTCCTGTGAAAGAATTCAAACAGGAATTAAAACAATCAATGGATTTATTAGAAGTTCCTCAGTCATTTATCGGCCGTTATGTGAACGATGGATTTTCTGGCGGTGAAAAAAAACGTGCCGAAATTTTACAGATGAGTTTGTTAAAACCAGTTTTATCGATTTTAGACGAAACGGATTCTGGACTGGATATCGATGCACTTCGAATTGTTTCGGAAGGAATTAACGCCAATAAAAATGGAGAACGTTCTATTCTCCTCATTACACACTACCAAAGGATGTTAAACTATATTGTTCCTGATTTTGTACACGTGTTTGCTGACGGAAGAATTTTGGAAACAGGTGGAAAAGATCTTTCCTTAAAATTAGAAGAAGTTGGTTACGATTGGATTTTGGAGAGAGAAGGGGTAAAATGA
- a CDS encoding SufD family Fe-S cluster assembly protein, with protein sequence MNSSLTKNRLVLTKDKHTDFKNSLLDIWNQLEIPKESDESWRKFPIASVDWKELQFDSENIATSGSEKEYEEYSLPEKTIDSILSALLKYTPKNYFAYLSLVTAPYYEIILLDEGESIFSFEEEGDEPRHSVRIFYLQKGKTNKTEIQLQNFHTSENLHMSSSLDFFIAEDSSYLEILDRETSDMDLYRFRNVCLLTHSDSNIKYHYYPIGGFRSKLFLDAHLLGKGAEVTVDGVSALGGRNLKDLDMEMFHHADHTTSKISYKAIVTDKSHHIFTGNLIIPPNLKKVTAHQESFNLSLNKKARAEANPKLEVLAEDVSCTHGATVGDIDEEQYFYLLSRGLTPEDSKALLVTAFYGETIHSIGFSEDVKLALETRIKEILVGGK encoded by the coding sequence ATGAATTCCTCACTCACAAAAAACCGATTGGTCCTTACAAAAGATAAACATACAGATTTCAAAAATTCTCTTTTAGATATTTGGAACCAATTAGAGATTCCTAAAGAATCGGATGAGTCTTGGCGAAAGTTTCCGATTGCTTCTGTGGATTGGAAAGAACTGCAATTTGATTCTGAAAATATTGCTACAAGCGGTTCTGAGAAGGAATACGAAGAATATTCCTTACCGGAAAAAACCATTGATTCTATCCTTTCTGCGCTTCTAAAATATACTCCAAAAAATTATTTTGCCTACCTTAGTTTGGTGACAGCTCCTTATTATGAGATTATTCTTTTGGATGAAGGTGAATCTATTTTTTCATTTGAGGAAGAAGGTGATGAACCTAGACATTCTGTAAGAATTTTTTATCTTCAAAAAGGCAAAACAAATAAAACAGAAATCCAACTGCAAAATTTTCATACTTCGGAAAACCTTCACATGTCTTCCTCTTTAGATTTTTTTATCGCAGAAGATTCTTCCTATTTAGAAATTTTAGATAGGGAAACAAGTGATATGGATTTATATCGTTTCCGCAATGTTTGTCTTTTAACCCATTCTGATTCAAATATCAAATACCATTATTATCCTATCGGTGGTTTTCGTTCAAAATTATTTTTGGATGCACATTTACTTGGGAAAGGCGCTGAAGTAACGGTAGACGGTGTTTCTGCCCTTGGAGGAAGAAATTTAAAAGATTTGGATATGGAAATGTTTCACCATGCAGACCATACCACAAGTAAAATCAGTTATAAAGCCATAGTTACCGATAAGTCACATCATATTTTTACAGGAAATTTAATCATTCCACCAAACTTAAAGAAGGTGACTGCTCACCAAGAATCTTTTAATCTTTCTTTAAATAAAAAAGCAAGGGCCGAGGCCAATCCGAAATTAGAAGTTTTAGCTGAAGATGTATCTTGCACTCACGGTGCGACTGTGGGTGATATTGATGAAGAACAATACTTTTACCTTTTGTCTCGGGGTTTAACACCAGAAGACTCAAAGGCATTACTTGTGACTGCATTTTATGGTGAAACAATCCATTCCATAGGATTTTCTGAAGATGTGAAATTAGCTTTGGAAACGAGGATCAAAGAGATTCTAGTGGGAGGAAAATAA
- a CDS encoding Rieske (2Fe-2S) protein, with the protein MAFKKLISISEVGEGKMAVVKTRHFNVVVTKVDGEYFAFEDSCTHDGEEISCGKLEGCIITCPRHFAKFDVRTGKVLALPATEPLVIFPVRVVGEDLEVDLEAV; encoded by the coding sequence ATGGCCTTTAAAAAGTTAATCTCTATTTCGGAAGTTGGTGAAGGTAAGATGGCTGTTGTCAAAACCCGTCATTTTAACGTGGTAGTGACAAAAGTTGACGGCGAATATTTTGCTTTCGAAGATTCTTGTACACATGATGGGGAAGAAATTTCCTGTGGAAAATTGGAAGGTTGTATCATCACTTGCCCAAGACATTTTGCAAAGTTTGATGTTCGTACAGGAAAAGTTTTGGCACTTCCAGCAACAGAACCATTGGTAATTTTCCCTGTGCGTGTTGTGGGGGAAGATTTGGAAGTGGATTTGGAGGCTGTATGA
- a CDS encoding cysteine desulfurase, whose protein sequence is MSLDPYQIRKDFPILSRILPNGKPLVYLDNGASSQKPKSVIDATNEYYANDNANIHRGVYYLSQHATELFERTRIKTSHFFQAQCAKAIIFTRGTTDAINLVAQAWGRTNISEGDEIVLSVQEHHSNLVPWQMLALEKKAFLKFIPIHEDTTYDLSNLNQIITKRTKLVAISQMSNVTGTVHDLTAIIERVRQVGAKILVDGAQAACHMPIHLVDMDVDFYAFSGHKMLGPTGVGVLFGKEEILEAMPPWLGGGDMIESVELESSTYAALPAKLEAGTPNIAGVIGFSHALDYLQKVGMKNIKEHERMLTEYALDQLNRIGGLHIYGTEDLDKRGGVVSFTMDGIHPHDVGSILDEEGVAIRVGHHCCQPLMKQLSIPGTCRASFYLYNTKEDIDALVHAIDKVKSIFGRVARK, encoded by the coding sequence ATGAGTTTAGATCCTTACCAAATCAGAAAAGATTTTCCTATTTTGTCTCGTATTTTGCCAAATGGGAAACCTTTAGTTTATTTAGATAATGGTGCTTCCTCTCAAAAGCCAAAATCGGTAATTGATGCAACGAACGAGTATTATGCTAACGATAATGCCAATATTCATAGAGGAGTGTACTACCTCTCTCAACATGCAACGGAACTTTTTGAACGCACTAGAATTAAAACCTCTCATTTTTTCCAAGCTCAATGTGCCAAGGCTATTATTTTCACTCGGGGTACAACCGATGCTATTAATTTAGTAGCACAGGCCTGGGGTAGAACCAATATTTCTGAAGGGGATGAGATTGTTTTATCCGTTCAGGAACATCATTCCAATTTAGTACCTTGGCAGATGTTAGCTTTAGAAAAAAAAGCCTTTTTGAAATTTATTCCCATTCACGAAGACACTACCTACGACCTGTCCAACTTAAACCAAATCATTACTAAACGTACAAAACTTGTGGCCATTAGTCAAATGTCTAATGTTACAGGAACTGTTCATGATCTAACTGCGATTATTGAAAGGGTGCGCCAGGTGGGTGCAAAAATTTTGGTAGATGGAGCACAGGCTGCTTGTCATATGCCTATTCATTTAGTGGATATGGATGTTGACTTTTATGCATTTTCAGGTCATAAGATGCTCGGGCCTACAGGAGTTGGTGTACTTTTTGGTAAAGAAGAAATTTTAGAAGCTATGCCTCCTTGGTTAGGGGGCGGTGATATGATTGAGTCAGTGGAGTTAGAAAGTTCTACCTATGCCGCACTTCCTGCAAAACTCGAAGCCGGAACTCCCAACATTGCTGGTGTGATTGGATTTAGCCATGCGCTGGATTACTTACAAAAAGTGGGAATGAAGAATATCAAAGAACATGAACGGATGTTAACTGAATATGCTTTGGACCAACTTAATCGAATTGGAGGTCTTCATATTTATGGAACCGAAGATTTGGACAAACGAGGCGGAGTTGTTTCTTTCACAATGGACGGAATCCATCCCCACGATGTAGGATCAATATTAGATGAAGAAGGCGTGGCTATACGAGTAGGTCACCACTGTTGCCAACCTTTAATGAAACAGTTATCTATTCCTGGAACATGTCGTGCCTCTTTTTATCTTTATAACACTAAGGAAGATATTGATGCGTTAGTTCATGCAATTGACAAGGTGAAATCAATATTTGGTCGTGTCGCAAGAAAGTAG
- a CDS encoding iron-sulfur cluster assembly scaffold protein, producing the protein MSQESSFSDYLRWKSLAVWEKPTSEHQMVKGLNPLCGDEIIIYYCLSENNTIEILGLGGESCSICSAAAGFLFRNQNHFQRNQIQSYLTERKKFLDGEDSSLFQDFEEVSFFRTLRSHPGRYRCGLLPWQTLVKLNEEKK; encoded by the coding sequence GTGTCGCAAGAAAGTAGTTTTTCAGACTACCTCCGTTGGAAGTCCTTAGCGGTTTGGGAAAAACCTACTTCCGAACATCAGATGGTGAAGGGATTAAATCCCCTTTGCGGTGATGAAATCATAATCTACTATTGCCTTTCCGAAAATAATACGATCGAAATTTTGGGTTTAGGCGGTGAGTCTTGTTCTATTTGTTCTGCGGCAGCTGGTTTTCTTTTTAGAAATCAAAATCATTTTCAGAGAAACCAGATCCAGTCTTACCTAACAGAAAGGAAAAAATTTTTGGATGGAGAGGATTCTAGCTTGTTTCAAGATTTTGAAGAGGTATCCTTTTTTAGAACCTTACGTTCTCATCCTGGTCGATATCGTTGTGGGCTTTTGCCCTGGCAAACTTTAGTAAAATTGAATGAGGAAAAGAAATGA
- a CDS encoding metal-sulfur cluster assembly factor, whose amino-acid sequence MIRDPETEKEWEVYHSVRMVEDPEIGISLIELGLIYDIKVEGEKADITMTYTSLACPAGPQMKQDIENHSLRVDGISEVVVNVVWNPKWDPRMMASEEAKMQMGIFD is encoded by the coding sequence ATGATTCGTGATCCTGAAACAGAAAAAGAATGGGAAGTATACCACAGTGTTCGTATGGTAGAAGATCCAGAAATCGGTATTTCTCTCATTGAGCTTGGATTGATTTATGATATCAAAGTTGAAGGAGAAAAAGCTGATATCACAATGACTTATACATCCCTTGCTTGCCCGGCTGGCCCTCAAATGAAACAAGACATTGAAAACCACAGTCTTCGGGTGGATGGGATTAGCGAAGTGGTTGTTAACGTAGTTTGGAATCCCAAATGGGATCCACGTATGATGGCTAGCGAAGAAGCCAAAATGCAAATGGGGATTTTCGATTGA
- the ggt gene encoding gamma-glutamyltransferase: protein MSFLLRPSYWLVILFLFNGCESIPFLKGSYTEKLESSVTVPQIEGASEKRDRYEFSGKEIIISSDHPLASQAGMEVWKQGGNVVDVFTASSFAISVLRPHSTGLLGGGFAIVYLPSKGKWAYDFRERSPKKGTASFFLNEDGTVIPGKTLKGAYSAAVPGNVQGILQIQKQHGKLPLSVVIAPALRYAKSGFSVYGDLAGAVTKTWPSMNQTMQKVFGIDNRPIREGELLIQEDLSKTLDRIIQNDKLEFLEGETIQKISEYYTAYENFISTEDFKNYQVKVSEPLMSSVWGHTILTMPPPSSGVHLVTMMNLYSEMQKRNTFPKGDVGEMIRITEAMRVAYRDRAELGGDPVYTNVPVPKLLSQGYSKEETNEIEKKVVSGSWPAVQEEGKKPESYNTTHISILDKDGNAVSTTQSVNGIFGAGQMVPETGLVLNNTMDDFAVAPGVPNLYGLVGSKANAIEPGKTPLSSMCPTILIDGSGKTKMVIGAPGGSQIPTSIFNTLYRYLIKKHDLYESVSYPRIHHQFSPDRLFLDPEIKPTYPQSDLPFYQVQYIRHRAKVFAVTREGDLLIGVSDPKGEGVPLGF from the coding sequence TTGAGTTTCCTATTACGACCAAGTTATTGGTTGGTAATTTTATTTTTATTTAACGGCTGTGAATCGATTCCCTTCCTCAAAGGTTCCTACACAGAAAAATTAGAATCCAGTGTTACAGTTCCTCAAATTGAAGGTGCTTCTGAAAAACGTGATAGATATGAATTTTCAGGAAAAGAAATCATCATTTCTTCTGACCATCCCTTGGCTTCACAAGCGGGTATGGAAGTTTGGAAACAGGGTGGTAATGTAGTCGATGTTTTTACTGCCTCTAGTTTTGCCATCTCTGTCCTTCGGCCCCATTCAACAGGCCTTTTGGGTGGAGGATTTGCAATCGTTTATTTGCCATCCAAAGGTAAATGGGCCTATGACTTTCGAGAACGTTCCCCCAAAAAAGGAACTGCTTCTTTTTTCTTAAACGAAGATGGAACCGTCATTCCAGGAAAAACTTTAAAAGGAGCATATAGTGCCGCAGTTCCTGGTAATGTTCAGGGGATCTTACAAATCCAAAAACAACATGGAAAGTTACCACTCAGTGTAGTCATTGCACCAGCGCTTCGTTATGCGAAATCTGGTTTTTCTGTTTATGGAGATTTGGCTGGGGCCGTAACCAAAACTTGGCCCTCTATGAATCAAACCATGCAAAAAGTATTTGGGATTGACAACCGCCCCATCAGGGAGGGTGAACTTCTCATCCAGGAAGACCTTTCAAAAACATTAGATAGAATTATTCAAAACGATAAACTTGAATTTCTGGAAGGGGAAACTATACAAAAGATATCCGAGTATTATACTGCTTATGAAAATTTTATCAGTACAGAGGATTTTAAAAATTACCAAGTTAAGGTAAGTGAACCTCTCATGAGTTCCGTTTGGGGACATACGATTTTGACAATGCCTCCTCCTAGTTCTGGGGTTCATCTTGTTACCATGATGAATTTGTATTCAGAGATGCAAAAAAGGAATACCTTTCCCAAAGGTGATGTTGGTGAAATGATTCGTATTACGGAAGCTATGCGAGTTGCCTACAGGGACCGAGCAGAACTTGGAGGAGATCCTGTTTATACGAATGTCCCTGTTCCTAAACTTTTGTCGCAAGGTTATTCTAAAGAAGAAACGAATGAGATAGAAAAGAAAGTGGTGTCAGGAAGTTGGCCAGCCGTTCAAGAAGAAGGAAAGAAACCAGAGTCATATAATACGACTCATATTTCAATTTTAGATAAAGACGGAAATGCAGTTTCCACAACTCAGTCCGTGAACGGGATTTTTGGTGCCGGTCAAATGGTACCAGAAACAGGTCTTGTTCTTAATAATACAATGGATGATTTTGCGGTCGCTCCCGGTGTCCCGAACCTTTATGGCCTTGTTGGATCCAAAGCCAATGCCATTGAACCTGGTAAAACTCCACTTTCGAGTATGTGTCCAACGATCCTAATTGATGGCTCGGGCAAAACTAAAATGGTGATTGGTGCCCCGGGAGGTTCCCAAATCCCAACTTCGATTTTTAACACTTTGTATCGCTATCTAATTAAAAAACACGATCTTTATGAGAGTGTCTCCTACCCAAGAATCCACCATCAATTTAGCCCTGATCGTCTTTTTTTGGATCCTGAAATAAAACCTACGTATCCCCAGTCGGATTTACCCTTTTATCAAGTCCAATATATTAGGCATCGTGCTAAAGTATTTGCCGTAACAAGGGAAGGAGACCTCTTAATTGGGGTGTCGGATCCCAAAGGGGAAGGAGTCCCTTTAGGTTTTTAA
- the gshA gene encoding glutamate--cysteine ligase yields MKRKLLTSTKKNSTRSLLSEEYRSCLLSAKHGLERESVRVDGRSILSNTPHPKALGSSLTHPLIKTDFAEAQIEYATNIHKSIPDALNELTELHAFTARNLGSEYLWPFSMPPVLPAENKIEVGNYGTSTEGRKKIIYRNGLGHRYGKKMQTISGVHYNISFDTCMLSVVSEKRFKKPLTRETKSQIYFDTIRNFYRISPALLYLFGSSSLTDITFTDENKLIRKTDSKTLKAPYATTLRLSSIGYTSKVQGKYPISVNSLEEYAKNMCHVVSKSYSAYKQFNGKPTNQLNDHILQLENEYYSLVRPKQVPKGEERVVDALMERGVEYLEIRLLDLDPFSAIGVEENRLYFLHMVLLYCMLNESPKADLLEMADWRKNQELTTWFGRKEETKIKFFGEEVPLRELVYQLFVEIQPIADLLDENDASGPFSKAWEAQWEKWIDPSQLGSGMSELDLEIHKSSFREFGLTLAKSHKEELLSYPLSPNKIKYYEDLSIQSIYEQQKIETLEGSHLKKNQKPIQIKPLKLCSGV; encoded by the coding sequence ATGAAACGTAAGTTACTAACATCAACAAAAAAAAATTCCACACGTAGTTTATTGTCAGAAGAGTATCGGTCTTGTTTACTTAGCGCCAAACATGGATTAGAGAGAGAAAGTGTGAGAGTTGATGGTAGATCAATTTTATCTAACACTCCTCATCCAAAAGCTTTGGGTTCGAGTCTTACTCATCCACTCATCAAAACAGATTTTGCAGAAGCACAAATTGAATATGCAACTAATATCCATAAATCCATACCAGATGCTTTAAATGAACTTACGGAGTTACATGCTTTTACTGCACGCAATTTAGGATCGGAATACCTTTGGCCTTTTAGTATGCCGCCGGTTTTACCCGCTGAAAATAAAATTGAAGTGGGAAATTACGGAACTTCAACAGAAGGAAGGAAAAAAATAATATATCGAAATGGACTTGGACATCGTTACGGAAAAAAGATGCAAACCATTTCGGGAGTACACTACAACATCTCATTTGATACTTGTATGTTATCTGTTGTTTCAGAAAAAAGATTTAAGAAACCACTTACTCGTGAAACAAAATCTCAAATATATTTTGATACCATTCGAAATTTCTATCGCATATCCCCAGCACTTTTATATTTATTTGGATCCTCAAGTTTAACAGACATTACCTTTACCGATGAAAACAAGTTAATTCGTAAAACTGACTCTAAAACGCTGAAAGCTCCCTATGCAACGACACTTCGGTTGTCTAGCATTGGTTATACGAGTAAAGTTCAAGGTAAATATCCGATTTCTGTAAATTCATTGGAAGAATACGCAAAAAATATGTGTCATGTGGTTTCGAAGTCATATTCTGCTTATAAACAGTTTAATGGCAAACCTACAAACCAATTGAATGATCATATTTTGCAATTAGAAAATGAATATTATTCATTAGTTCGCCCTAAACAAGTTCCTAAAGGTGAGGAAAGAGTTGTGGATGCTCTTATGGAAAGAGGGGTCGAATATTTAGAAATTAGGCTTTTGGATTTAGATCCATTTTCTGCTATTGGAGTAGAAGAAAACCGTCTCTATTTTTTACATATGGTTTTGTTATATTGTATGTTAAATGAATCACCTAAAGCCGATTTGTTGGAAATGGCAGATTGGCGGAAAAATCAGGAATTAACTACTTGGTTTGGTAGGAAAGAGGAAACCAAAATTAAGTTTTTTGGCGAAGAGGTGCCTTTACGTGAACTTGTTTACCAACTCTTTGTTGAAATCCAACCTATCGCTGACCTATTAGATGAAAATGATGCGAGTGGCCCTTTTAGTAAAGCTTGGGAAGCACAATGGGAAAAGTGGATCGATCCTAGCCAATTGGGTTCAGGAATGTCCGAGTTAGATTTAGAAATCCATAAATCTAGTTTTCGTGAGTTTGGACTCACTTTAGCAAAATCTCATAAAGAAGAACTGTTAAGTTATCCACTTTCTCCAAACAAAATCAAATATTACGAAGACCTCAGTATCCAGTCAATTTATGAGCAACAGAAAATTGAAACATTAGAAGGCAGTCATTTAAAGAAAAATCAAAAGCCCATTCAGATTAAACCTTTAAAACTATGTAGTGGAGTTTGA
- the gshAB gene encoding bifunctional glutamate--cysteine ligase GshA/glutathione synthetase GshB has product MTETKPLPSGFEDLEISTQIIIRDALARGIKIEIVDRKENFLRLIQGNHSEFVKEASKTRLDSLITYLVMENKIASKLVLNDNGIRVPVGRNYSSFDDAIKDYTFFLDKKKVIKPVTTNFGLGIGISEPGDSLEKYESFLKVAFSLSNSIIIEEFIEGPEYRFLVLGDEVVAVCNRVPANVVGDGKSSVRDLIQKKNEDPRRGEGHKTALEKIQMTEVELQILKDQGLNFDSISELGKQIFLRKNSNISTGGDSLDVTDMVHPDFKSIAVSSAKAAGAVICGIDIISSEIALKPNPKTYGVLEINFNPVLYIHEFPYSGKPRFVGDKILDLLGFK; this is encoded by the coding sequence GTGACGGAAACAAAACCTTTACCATCCGGCTTTGAGGATTTAGAAATTTCAACCCAAATCATTATTCGTGATGCACTCGCACGTGGGATCAAAATAGAAATAGTGGACCGTAAGGAAAATTTTTTGCGGCTTATTCAAGGGAACCACTCTGAATTTGTTAAGGAAGCAAGTAAAACGAGACTTGATAGTTTGATCACCTATCTTGTGATGGAGAACAAAATTGCCTCCAAATTAGTGTTAAATGACAACGGAATTCGTGTTCCCGTTGGTAGGAACTATTCTTCATTCGATGATGCAATAAAAGATTATACCTTCTTTTTGGATAAAAAGAAAGTGATCAAACCTGTTACCACAAATTTTGGACTTGGTATTGGAATTTCAGAACCCGGTGATAGTTTAGAAAAGTATGAATCATTTCTAAAGGTTGCGTTTTCATTATCCAATTCTATCATCATTGAAGAGTTTATTGAAGGTCCTGAATATCGATTTTTAGTTTTAGGTGATGAAGTTGTTGCAGTATGCAACAGGGTTCCTGCAAACGTAGTGGGTGATGGGAAAAGTTCGGTTCGTGATCTGATCCAAAAAAAGAATGAAGACCCAAGACGTGGTGAGGGACATAAAACTGCATTAGAAAAAATTCAGATGACAGAGGTGGAATTACAGATTTTAAAGGACCAAGGTTTAAATTTTGATTCAATCTCTGAATTAGGAAAACAAATTTTCCTTAGAAAAAATTCAAACATTTCGACTGGAGGGGATTCTCTGGATGTGACAGATATGGTGCATCCAGATTTTAAATCCATTGCAGTTTCTTCTGCGAAAGCAGCCGGTGCGGTCATTTGTGGGATCGATATCATTTCTTCTGAAATTGCATTGAAACCAAATCCTAAAACCTATGGTGTTTTAGAAATTAATTTTAATCCGGTTCTATATATCCATGAATTTCCATATAGCGGCAAACCAAGGTTTGTTGGGGATAAAATACTGGATTTACTAGGATTTAAATGA
- a CDS encoding glutathione S-transferase N-terminal domain-containing protein: protein MIRLYQYDTCPYCQRVIRTVESLGLVLGKDIEFVEASYGTPGRAEVVRLGGVSQVPFLIDGDVQMYESADIIAFLRSKYS, encoded by the coding sequence ATGATCCGTCTCTACCAATATGATACCTGTCCCTACTGCCAAAGGGTGATACGAACCGTTGAATCTCTAGGTTTGGTTTTGGGAAAAGATATTGAATTTGTAGAGGCGTCCTATGGAACCCCCGGCCGAGCCGAAGTTGTTCGGTTAGGTGGAGTTTCCCAGGTGCCCTTTCTCATAGACGGTGATGTTCAAATGTACGAATCTGCAGACATCATTGCCTTTTTAAGATCCAAATATTCTTAA
- the grxD gene encoding Grx4 family monothiol glutaredoxin, whose amino-acid sequence MEQELKDKIESLIKSENVFLFMKGTPEMPQCGFSAGVVTTLKQLGIPFGSFNVLSDMKIREGIKEYTNWPTIPQLYIKGEFVGGHDIAVQMAQSGELLKKVG is encoded by the coding sequence ATGGAACAAGAGTTAAAGGATAAAATTGAATCCTTAATTAAATCAGAAAACGTGTTTCTGTTTATGAAAGGAACACCGGAAATGCCTCAATGCGGGTTTTCAGCTGGAGTTGTAACAACTCTCAAACAACTGGGAATTCCTTTTGGTTCGTTTAATGTTCTTTCTGATATGAAAATCAGAGAAGGAATTAAAGAATATACCAACTGGCCAACCATTCCACAACTTTATATCAAAGGGGAATTTGTAGGTGGTCATGATATCGCAGTCCAAATGGCACAGTCAGGCGAACTTCTTAAAAAAGTAGGTTAA